In the genome of Spea bombifrons isolate aSpeBom1 chromosome 11, aSpeBom1.2.pri, whole genome shotgun sequence, one region contains:
- the LOC128468470 gene encoding uncharacterized protein C10orf143-like isoform X1: protein MAYLKRMEVCEDMSMELQFCNMRKRQCMGDVAEHPNNKRQCTGLGSLANGDGLLFNQFNECDMLYWQMQISTEQTKSMPGLVPKPEIQMDCMAFENQESGASTQPCQRCIAGESGHINHILGL, encoded by the exons ATG GCTTACCTGAAGAGAATGGAAGTTTGTGAAGATATGTCTATGGAACTACAGTTTTGTAATATGCGAAAACGTCAGTGTATGGGTGATGTGGCAGAGCATCCCAACAAT AAGCGACAATGCACTGGATTGGGAAGCCTTGCCAATGGAGATGGCCTCTTATTCAACCAGTTTAATGAATGTGACATGCTATACTGGCAAATGCAGATTTCCACCGAACAAACAAAGTCTATGCCTGGATTAGTCCCGAAGCCTGAGATACAGATGGACTGTATG gcTTTTGAAAATCAGGAAAGTGGTGCTTCTACGCAGCCTTGCCAGAGATGTATTGCCGGGGAATCT GGTCACATCAACCATATCCTCGGGCTGTAG
- the GLRX3 gene encoding glutaredoxin-3, whose protein sequence is MAAVLDAGSALQFEELLQKSEKSLLVVHFWAPWAPQCSQMNDVMVELAKDQPQVTFVKLEAEAVPEVSEKYKITSVPTFLFFKNSQKIDRLDGAHAPELTKRVQRYASSTSFPPAPNNTPKEDLNVRLKKLINAAPCMLFMKGSAQEPRCGFSRQIVDILNRHKVQFSSFDILSDDEVRQGLKTFSNWPTYPQLYVSGELIGGLDIVKELVESGELDKICPKAQNLEDRLKALINKAPVILFMKGNKQMAKCGFSRQILEILNNAGVEYETFDILEDEEVRQGLKTYSNWPTYPQLYVKGELIGGLDIVKELKENGELTTVLKGE, encoded by the exons ATGGCGGCTGTGTTGGATGCTGGTTCTGCATTGCAGTTTGAGGAGCTGCTTCAGAAAAGTGAGAA atcaCTTTTAGTTGTACATTTTTGGGCACCATGGGCTCCACAATGCTCCCAAATGAATGATGTTATGGTTGAATTGGCCAAGGACCAGCCTCAAGTTACGTTTGTAAAG ctTGAAGCAGAAGCCGTTCCAGAAGTGTCAGAAAAGTACAAAATTACCTCGGTGccaacctttttgttttttaag AATTCCCAGAAGATTGACAGACTAGATGGAGCACATGCTCCCGAGCTGACCAAGCGTGTCCAGCGGTATGCCTCAAGTACATCTTTCCCACCAGCCCCAAACAATACCCCCAAAGAAGACCTCAACGTTAGGCTGAAGAAGCTCATTAATGCAGCTCCTTGTATGTTGTTCATGAAAGGTTCTGCCCAGGAGCCCAGATGCG GATTTAGCAGGCAAATCGTGGATATCCTTAACAGGCACAAGGTCCAGTTTAGCAGTTTTGATATATTGTCCGATGATGAAGTACGCCAGGGGCTCAAAACATTTTCCAACTGGCCCACCTATCCTCAGTTGTATGTCAGTGGTGAGCTGATCGGAGGACTGGACATTGTAAAA GAACTTGTGGAGTCTGGGGAGTTGGACAAAATTTGTCCCAAGGCCCAAAACCTAGAAGACAG ACTCAAGGCACTTATAAATAAAGCTCCCGTTATTCTCTTTATGAAAGGGAACAAGCAG atGGCAAAATGTGGATTTAGCAGGCAGATTCTAGAAATACTGAACAACGCGGG tgttgaatatgAAACTTTTGATATTCTGGAGGATGAAGAA GTGCGACAAGGATTAAAGACCTACTCCAACTGGCCTACCTATCCTCAGCTTTACGTGAAAGGGGAACTGATTGGAGGCTTGGATATTGTCAAG GAATTAAAAGAGAATGGTGAGCTGACTACTGTTCTAAAAGGTGAATAG
- the LOC128468470 gene encoding uncharacterized protein C10orf143-like isoform X2, with the protein MEVCEDMSMELQFCNMRKRQCMGDVAEHPNNKRQCTGLGSLANGDGLLFNQFNECDMLYWQMQISTEQTKSMPGLVPKPEIQMDCMAFENQESGASTQPCQRCIAGESGHINHILGL; encoded by the exons ATGGAAGTTTGTGAAGATATGTCTATGGAACTACAGTTTTGTAATATGCGAAAACGTCAGTGTATGGGTGATGTGGCAGAGCATCCCAACAAT AAGCGACAATGCACTGGATTGGGAAGCCTTGCCAATGGAGATGGCCTCTTATTCAACCAGTTTAATGAATGTGACATGCTATACTGGCAAATGCAGATTTCCACCGAACAAACAAAGTCTATGCCTGGATTAGTCCCGAAGCCTGAGATACAGATGGACTGTATG gcTTTTGAAAATCAGGAAAGTGGTGCTTCTACGCAGCCTTGCCAGAGATGTATTGCCGGGGAATCT GGTCACATCAACCATATCCTCGGGCTGTAG